The following proteins come from a genomic window of Corallococcus sp. NCRR:
- a CDS encoding DUF2381 family protein, with translation MRFRPLPQLPGLLVVLLSFVTWTAAADDSSSPKARVRSVALTAKAEGVRVSTRIPTTLTFDTPINAQAVKLGDKAPVEILGVGERSVTLRALEELSEAVTLRVPFLNESSLTAPVFKLTTAADVVDAQVMVFRDASAPELMQARLAALEARCSACEAALAAQRERGNAMTPSGWILSGQVSQSGLIVKQLRTPPGSAAAGMKVVSVYRFQAGAWVVLAVMVANRSGQPWSPGKAWLENPSTGRRVEARTVAMVPDVLPPNGTGRVAVELDWKKGESGPDGENFRLVIQEAADGARPLSIPGVVLEDGTPTQEKSGP, from the coding sequence ATGAGGTTTCGTCCCTTGCCACAACTTCCCGGGCTTTTGGTGGTGCTCTTGTCCTTCGTGACGTGGACAGCGGCTGCGGATGACTCCTCCTCACCCAAGGCCCGGGTGAGGAGCGTTGCACTCACCGCGAAAGCCGAGGGCGTGCGCGTCTCCACCCGCATTCCCACCACGCTCACTTTCGACACGCCGATCAACGCGCAGGCCGTGAAGCTGGGCGATAAAGCGCCTGTTGAGATCCTGGGCGTTGGAGAACGCTCCGTCACCCTCCGGGCGCTGGAGGAATTGAGCGAAGCGGTGACGTTGCGCGTGCCGTTTCTCAACGAGTCCAGCCTGACGGCGCCCGTCTTTAAGCTCACCACGGCTGCCGACGTGGTGGACGCGCAAGTCATGGTGTTCCGCGACGCCAGCGCACCGGAGCTGATGCAGGCCCGGCTGGCCGCGTTGGAGGCCCGCTGCTCCGCCTGTGAGGCGGCACTCGCCGCGCAGCGCGAGCGCGGCAATGCCATGACCCCCTCCGGATGGATTCTCTCGGGGCAGGTGAGCCAATCCGGCCTCATAGTTAAACAACTCCGCACGCCGCCCGGCAGTGCAGCGGCGGGCATGAAGGTCGTGTCCGTCTACCGCTTCCAGGCGGGGGCGTGGGTGGTGCTCGCCGTGATGGTGGCGAACCGCTCCGGGCAACCCTGGAGTCCAGGCAAGGCATGGTTGGAAAATCCGTCCACCGGCCGCCGCGTGGAGGCACGCACGGTGGCCATGGTGCCGGACGTGCTGCCGCCCAACGGCACGGGCCGCGTGGCGGTGGAGTTGGATTGGAAGAAAGGGGAGTCCGGGCCGGACGGGGAAAACTTCCGGTTGGTGATACAGGAGGCGGCGGACGGCGCCCGGCCCCTGTCCATTCCGGGCGTGGTGCTTGAGGACGGGACTCCAACGCAGGAGAAGAGCGGACCATGA
- a CDS encoding Fic family protein, protein MHVESEVDRILKGLTDHPTADPVVLAAWVHHRFTQVHPYQDGNGRVARAITLLVLLRGGLLPLVIDRDLRTEYIASLEDADRGDLGPLARLFARLERAAILQALSIDADTEIARDKTLTSAVIESLAAKFSKRREQKDADLRTVDRIAVELRQQARKGTERALNALKGPLKDLGEPEIHLVSGGPELKNAHWYKFEVIKSGESSGKYINFGEAHYFIKATTKVETQRLVFVVSLHHVGRELTGVMEATAFARLESFEEPNDKEYVSQQFFPCALEPFVFTWKSKAIEIAASFDRWLDAALAVALQEYGNRL, encoded by the coding sequence GTGCATGTCGAGTCGGAAGTCGACAGGATCCTCAAGGGGCTGACCGACCACCCCACCGCCGATCCGGTCGTTCTCGCGGCATGGGTCCACCATCGGTTCACGCAGGTTCACCCGTACCAGGATGGCAATGGAAGGGTTGCACGAGCCATCACCCTGCTCGTTCTCCTCCGTGGAGGGCTACTGCCGCTCGTCATCGACCGCGACCTTCGGACCGAGTACATCGCTTCGCTTGAAGATGCTGATCGCGGAGATCTCGGGCCTCTGGCGCGCCTTTTCGCTCGGCTCGAACGAGCAGCCATTCTTCAAGCATTGAGCATCGACGCCGACACAGAAATTGCTCGCGACAAGACGCTCACCTCGGCCGTCATCGAGAGCCTCGCTGCGAAGTTCAGCAAGCGGCGTGAGCAAAAGGACGCTGACCTTCGAACGGTGGATCGCATCGCGGTCGAGTTGCGCCAGCAAGCCCGGAAGGGCACAGAGCGGGCGCTCAATGCACTCAAAGGTCCGCTCAAAGACCTTGGGGAGCCTGAGATCCATTTGGTATCCGGCGGGCCCGAATTGAAAAACGCTCATTGGTACAAGTTCGAGGTCATCAAGTCGGGTGAGTCCTCGGGGAAATACATTAACTTTGGGGAAGCTCACTACTTCATCAAGGCGACGACGAAGGTGGAGACGCAGCGCCTAGTCTTCGTTGTATCCCTGCATCACGTTGGTCGCGAGTTGACGGGCGTGATGGAGGCGACGGCTTTCGCGAGGCTAGAGTCGTTCGAGGAACCCAACGACAAGGAGTACGTCTCGCAGCAGTTCTTCCCCTGCGCCTTGGAGCCGTTCGTGTTCACATGGAAGTCAAAGGCGATAGAGATCGCGGCATCCTTCGACAGGTGGCTCGACGCTGCGCTCGCAGTGGCCCTTCAGGAATACGGGAACCGGCTCTGA